In one window of Candidatus Dependentiae bacterium DNA:
- a CDS encoding AAA family ATPase, whose amino-acid sequence MKNLPRDVSDFNTMITGNYAYVDKTQLIYNLYATGGRYYFLSRPRRFGKSLLISTLKELFSGNKQLFSGLSIESSDYDWQEYPVIHLDFSTIDHETALEFKINLMWALKNIAHSHGIDIAEAPSLGSKLSFLVRQLAQHKKVVILIDEYDKPLLDHLQDPRRAQAQQVVLKSFYDTIKGLSEHLHAVFITGVSKFSKTSIFSGINNLIDITMEPEAAMLLGYTKDEIDLYFNEYINDLAADKDMSTEQVMQEMKLWYDGYQFSERASQKIYNPYSVLYYLKTKKRANYWFSSGTPSFLISLIKNQYPVLEDIKDIELSADSLGTFDIDNIPLIPLLFQTGYLTITGYDPITEKYQLNYPNAEVSESFQKYLVVALTNCTYWACI is encoded by the coding sequence ATGAAAAATTTACCCAGAGACGTAAGTGATTTTAATACAATGATAACTGGTAATTATGCTTACGTTGATAAAACGCAGCTTATTTACAATCTTTACGCTACCGGAGGTAGGTATTATTTTCTTTCACGTCCTCGTCGCTTTGGTAAATCTTTGTTGATCTCGACACTTAAAGAATTATTCTCCGGTAATAAGCAGCTTTTTTCTGGCTTGTCGATAGAGTCAAGTGATTATGATTGGCAAGAATATCCTGTTATTCATTTGGATTTTTCTACGATAGATCATGAAACTGCTCTTGAATTTAAAATAAACTTAATGTGGGCTTTAAAAAATATTGCGCATAGTCATGGTATTGATATAGCAGAAGCTCCAAGTTTAGGATCAAAACTGTCATTTTTAGTACGTCAATTAGCACAACATAAAAAAGTGGTTATATTAATCGATGAATATGATAAGCCTTTACTTGATCACCTACAGGATCCACGTCGAGCACAAGCTCAACAAGTAGTGCTTAAAAGTTTTTATGATACCATAAAGGGCCTTAGTGAACACTTACATGCTGTTTTTATTACCGGTGTAAGCAAGTTTTCTAAAACATCTATTTTTTCAGGTATTAATAATCTTATTGATATTACTATGGAGCCTGAAGCTGCAATGCTACTGGGTTATACTAAAGACGAAATTGATCTTTACTTTAATGAATATATAAATGATTTAGCTGCTGATAAAGATATGTCTACTGAGCAAGTTATGCAAGAAATGAAACTCTGGTATGATGGTTACCAGTTTTCTGAAAGAGCATCTCAAAAGATATATAATCCTTATTCTGTCCTTTACTATTTAAAAACAAAAAAAAGAGCTAACTATTGGTTTAGCTCAGGTACTCCCTCATTTCTTATTAGTTTAATAAAAAACCAATATCCAGTCTTAGAAGATATAAAAGATATAGAGTTAAGTGCTGATAGTTTAGGTACGTTTGATATAGATAATATCCCTCTTATTCCATTGCTTTTTCAAACAGGATACCTAACTATAACGGGCTATGATCCTATAACTGAAAAGTACCAACTTAATTACCCTAATGCTGAAGTAAGTGAATCTTTCCAAAAGTATCTTGTAGTAGCTCTTACGAATTGTACTTATTGGGCTTGCATTTAA